The following are encoded in a window of Danaus plexippus chromosome 22 unlocalized genomic scaffold, MEX_DaPlex mxdp_33, whole genome shotgun sequence genomic DNA:
- the LOC116776548 gene encoding uncharacterized protein LOC116776548, with protein MPRRRRPDLGRRSQSNVRRATSRANRTDDQRQTDQENSRIAMSELRSLVSDNVGDRLRMRRVRAHQTQQQQARHNEIERMRRRSAPVILERAAFHYDSAIDYCADKSVTIGEMKTICKYCKALKYTGESTGLCCAEGKVKLPQLVPPPDPLCSLVSGIGNDSKHFLTNIQKYNNCFQMTSFGATHIIQDNFMPTFKIQGQIYHLLGTLLPLPDADHQFLQIYFMGNSDAEINNRCAHNPTVKRTIVQQLQMFLHQYNNLVNMFKIALDRMPSDSHNIIIRADKTPAGEHTRRFNSPTIDEVAVVIVGENLQSRDIVLHRRNSNLKRVSETHRSYDALQYPLIFWQGEDGYHFNIKMVNQVTGAETNKKVSAMNFYSYRLMIRQGEVNHILMCQRLFHQFAVDMYVKIETERLTYIRLNQRRLRSEEYIHLRDAINADGNVNNVGRMTILPATYIGSPRHMHEYAQDAMSYVRHYGRPDLFVTFTCNPKWSEIEKELLHSQTPVDRHDITARVFKQKLKSLMNFLIKHCVYGRVRCWMYSVEWQKRGLPHAHILVWLVDKIRPDEIDSIISAEIPDEIVDPKLHAVVTKHMIHGPCGHFNYNSPCMVDGRCSKRYPRDLLAETITGNDGYPLYRRRSVADSGRSVVVKVRGQNVDVDNRWIVPYSPILSKAFETHINVEYCNSVKSIKYICKYVNKGSDMAVFGVTNANDEISQYQMGRYVSSNEAIWRIFSFAIHERHPTVVHLAVHLENGQRVYFTESNAADRAAHPPSTTLTSFFTVCQTDDFARTLLYADMPRYYTWNASSKSFQRRKQGTPVEGHPNVFASDALGRIYTVHPNNDECYYLRLLLVNVRGPTSFKQLRTVNGQLCATYHEACQLLHLLENDAHWDDTLKDSVISLSPHQIRTLFAIIISTCFPSNPKDLWVKYRDDMSEDVLHRVRRQTLNPTLQMTEEIYNDTLIMIEDMCLLMANKVLSCLGMTAPNRHMHDALNHELQREHQYDIEALAETVRTNVPQLNQQQRIAYDTLIEAVNSGSGGIYFLDAPGGTGKTFLISLLLARIRSRNDVALALASSGIAATLLEGGRTAHSALKLPLNMQITETPICNIAKNSAMAKILQVCKLIAWDECTMAHKRSLEALDRTLKDLRDNQNIFGGAMILLSGDFRQTLPVIPRSTVADELNACLKSSNLWQYVKTLHLTTNMRVFLQQDETANVFAKQLLDIGNNKVAVDTSTGFITLPIDFCHITDSKAELIQRVFPDIAQKFNNHNWLGERAILAAKNKDVEDLNATIQNFLPGQLVSFKSVDTVMNQDDVINYPTEFLNSLELPGLPPHNLQLKVGSVVIMLRNINQPRLCNGTRLAVKRLMNNVIEATIIKGKYKGEDVLIPRIPMIPMDLPFDFKRLQFPVRLAFAMSINKSQGQSLEVCGINLEFPCFAHGQLYVACSRVGKPSSLFIYAPQNKTKNIVYEKALN; from the exons CGTGCACATCAAACACAGCAACAGCAAGCTAGACATAATGAAATTGAGCGAATGCGCAGACGCAGTGCTCCTGTGATTCTTGAACGAGCTGCATTCCATTATGATTCGGCAATAGATTATTGTGCCGACAAATCGGTAACAATTGGggaaatgaaaacaatttgtaaatattgtaaggCGTTAAAATACACTGGTGAATCTACTGGATTATGTTGTGCTGAAGGCAAAGTAAAATTGCCACAATTGGTCCCACCACCAGATCCTTTATGCTCTTTAGTTTCTGGGATTGGAAATGATTCTAAGCACTTCTTGACCAACATTCAGAAATATAACAACTGTTTCCAGATGACATCATTTGGTGCTACACATATTATACAAGACAATTTCATGCCCACTTTCAag ataCAAGGACAAATTTATCACTTACTGGGAACTCTTTTACCACTACCTGATGCAGATCatcaatttttacaaatttattttatgggcAATTCAGATGCGGAAATTAATAATCGTTGTGCTCACAATCCAACAGTGAAGAGAACCATTGTCCAACAATTACAAATGTTTCTTCATCAGTATAACAATTTAGTAAACATGTTCAAAATAGCATTGGATCGGATGCCATCTGATagccataatattattattcgagCTGACAAAACACCTGCCGGTGAACACACAAGGAGGTTCAATTCACCTACTATTGATGAAGTGGCTGTTGTCATAGTGGGAGAAAATTTACAATCTAGAGATATTGTGCTTCATCGTCggaatagtaatttaaaacgtgTATCTGAAACACATAGGAGTTATGATGCACTACAATATCCTTTGATATTCTGGCAGGGGGAAGATGGAtaccattttaatatcaaaatggtAAATCAAGTAACAG GTGCTGAAACCAATAAAAAAGTTAGTGCTATGAATTTCTATTCATACAGACTCATGATCCGTCAAGGTGaagtaaatcatattttgatgTGTCAACGACTTTTTCATCAGTTTGCAGTTGATATGTATGTCAAAATTGAGACTGAACGATTGACATACATCCGTTTGAACCAACGACGGCTTCGGTCAGAGGAATACATCCATCTCCGCGATGCTATAAATGCTGATGGCAATGTGAATAATGTAGGAAGAATGACAATTTTGCCAGCTACTTATATAGGAAGCCCACGCCACATGCATGAATATGCTCAGGATGCTATGTCATATGTTAGGCATTATGGCCGCCCAGACTTATTTGTTACATTCACATGTAACCCAAAATGGTCCGAAATCGAGAAGGAATTACTACATAGCCAAACACCAGTTGATAGACATGACATAACTGCCagagtttttaaacaaaaattaaaatctctcatgaatttcttaataaagcaTTGTGTGTATGGCCGAGTCCGTTGTTGGATGTACTCTGTAGAATGGCAAAAGCGTGGATTGCCACATGCGCACATTTTAGTCTGGTTAGTGGACAAAATAAGGCCAGATGAGATTGATTCCATAATTTCAGCTGAAATCCCAGATGAAATAGTTGACCCAAAATTGCATGCAGTAGTTACCAAACACATGATACATGGACCTTGCGGACATTTCAACTACAATTCACCCTGTATGGTCGACGGTAGGTGTTCCAAGCGATACCCAAGAGACCTGCTTGCTGAAACCATAACGGGAAATGATGGATACCCATTGTATCGTCGGCGATCAGTTGCGGACAGTGGGCGATCGGTAGTTGTGAAGGTAAGAGGACAAAATGTTGATGTAGACAATCGTTGGATTGTACCATACTCGCCAATATTGTCCAAAGCTTTTGAGACTCACATCAATGTGGAATATTGTAATTCTGTGAAGTCGATAaagtacatatgtaaatatgttaataaaggtAGTGATATGGCTGTCTTCGGTGTAACCAATGCAAATGATGAAATATCACAGTACCAGATGGGTCGCTATGTAAGTAGCAACGAAGCTATTTGgcgtatattttcatttgcgATCCATGAAAGACACCCTACAGTAGTCCATTTGGCAGTCCATTTAGAAAATGGTCAACGAGTTTATTTTACTGAATCTAACGCGGCAGACAGGGCGGCACATCCACCGTCGACAACATTAACAAGTTTCTTCACAGTCTGTCAAACTGATGATTTTGCTCGCACTTTGCTGTATGCTGACATGCCACGCTATTACACATGGAACGCATCATCGAAATCGTTTCAGCGTCGAAAACAAGGAACACCAGTTGAAGGACATCCAAATGTATTTGCTTCAGATGCTCTGGGTCGCATCTACACAGTACATCCAAATAACGatgaatgttattatttgcGGTTGTTGTTGGTGAATGTTCGTGGTCCGACATCGTTTAAACAACTGAGAACAGTTAATGGACAGCTGTGTGCGACTTACCATGAGGCATGTCAACTATTACATTTACTTGAGAACGATGCGCACTGGGATGATACGCTCAAGGATTCCGTAATATCTTTGTCGCCGCATCAAATTCGTACATTGTTTGCGATTATCATATCGACATGTTTCCCCTCGAATCCAAAAGATTTGTGGGTTAAGTATAGAGATGACATGTCTGAGGATGTTTTGCATCGTGTGCGCCGTCAAACTTTGAATCCTACACTACAAATGACTGAAGAAATTTACAATGACACATTGATCATGATAGAAGATATGTGTTTATTGATGGCAAATAAAGTATTGTCGTGTTTGGGAATGACAGCACCCAATCGTCATATGCACGATGCATTAAACCACGAGTTGCAAAGAGAACATCAGTACGACATTGAAGCATTGGCCGAAACAGTTCGTACAAATGTTCCACAATTAAATCAACAACAAAGGATTGCGTACGACACTTTGATAGAAGCTGTGAACAGTGGATCTGGTGGAATTTATTTCCTTGATGCTCCCGGAGGAACCGGaaaaacgtttttaatttcattgctTTTGGCGAGGATCAGATCGCGAAATGATGTTGCTCTAGCGTTGGCTTCATCTGGAATAGCTGCAACTCTGCTAGAAGGCGGGCGAACTGCACATTCTGCCTTGAAATTACCACTAAACATGCAAATCACCGAAACACCAATTTGCAACATCGCCAAAAATAGCGCAATGGCCAAGATCCTACAGGTATGCAAATTGATTGCTTGGGATGAATGCACAATGGCCCATAAGAGGTCACTGGAGGCACTGGACAGAACGTTGAAAGATCTTCGTGACAACCAAAATATTTTCGGTGGGGCCATGATTCTGTTGTCAGGTGATTTTCGTCAGACTCTTCCAGTTATTCCCCGATCAACTGTTGCTGATGAACTAAATGCATGCCTAAAATCATCAAATTTGTGGCAGTACGTAAAGACACTCCACTTAACAACTAACATGCGAGTATTTTTGCAACAAGATGAAACTGCAAATGTGTTTGCGAAGCAGTTGTTAGACAttggaaataataaagttgCAGTGGACACCTCGACCGGATTCATCACATTACCTATAGATTTCTGTCACATCACAGACTCAAAAGCGGAGCTTATTCAGCGAGTTTTCCCAGATATAGCGCAAAAGTTCAATAACCATAATTGGCTGGGTGAACGAGCAATATTAGCAGCGAAAAATAAAGATGTCGAGGATCTTAATGCGACAATTCAGAATTTTCTTCCAGGACAGTTGGTTTCCTTCAAATCAGTCGACACCGTAATGAACCAGGATGACGTAATCAACTATCCCACTGAGTTCTTAAATTCACTGGAATTGCCTGGATTACCACCTCACAATTTGCAGTTAAAAGTAGGATCAGTTGTCATCATGCTGCGTAACATTAATCAACCTCGACTATGCAATGGAACAAGACTAGCTGTGAAAAGACTGATGAATAACGTCATTGAGGCGACAATCATAAAAGGAAAATACAAAGGAGAGGATGTCTTGATTCCGCGGATACCGATGAttccaatggacttaccattCGATTTTAAACGTTTACAATTTCCAGTACGTCTGGCCTTTGCGATGAGCATAAATAAATCGCAAGGACAGTCGTTAGAAGTTTGTGGAATCAACTTGGAGTTTCCCTGTTTCGCGCATGGACAATTATACGTCGCGTGTTCGCGCGTCGGAAAACCGtcttctttgtttatttacgcaccacaaaacaaaacaaaaaatatagtttatgagaaagctttaaattaa